A section of the Streptomyces sp. SCL15-4 genome encodes:
- a CDS encoding nucleotide sugar dehydrogenase, producing MELAVIGLGYVGLPLAREAASVGLRVVGLDRDPRVVAGLNSGRSHVGDVPDEEVRRMREAGFTATADDACLARAQTVVICVPTPLGEDGGPDLGAVVSATRAVAGRLQPGQLVVLESTTYPGTTEEVVRPLLEESGLRAGEDFALAFSPERIDPGNTQHGLRDTPKVVGGCTPACALRAVAFYAKFVNMVVQARGTREAEMAKLLENTYRHVNIALVNELAIISRELHVDVWDAIRCAGTKPFGFQAFRPSPGVGGHCIPIDPNYLSYKVRSSLGYDFRFVGLAQEINRRMPEYVVRRAQDLLNSAGRPLRGSRVLLLGVTYKPDVADLRETPAEPVARLLREREAAVAFHDPQVPRWSVDGADVPRVGDLTAALGEYDLTILLQDHSAYDLTALADTARLLFDTRGRIHRPGVEVL from the coding sequence ATGGAACTCGCCGTGATCGGTCTCGGCTACGTCGGACTGCCACTGGCCCGCGAGGCGGCCTCGGTCGGCCTGCGCGTCGTGGGCCTGGACCGCGATCCACGGGTCGTCGCGGGACTCAACTCCGGCCGCTCGCACGTCGGTGACGTCCCCGACGAGGAGGTGCGGCGGATGCGGGAGGCCGGTTTCACCGCGACCGCCGACGACGCCTGTCTGGCGCGCGCGCAGACCGTGGTCATCTGCGTGCCGACGCCGCTCGGCGAGGACGGCGGCCCCGATCTGGGCGCGGTCGTCTCCGCCACCCGCGCGGTGGCCGGACGGCTGCAGCCCGGGCAGCTGGTGGTGCTGGAGTCGACCACGTATCCGGGCACCACCGAGGAGGTCGTGCGGCCGCTGCTGGAGGAGTCCGGGCTGCGGGCCGGCGAGGACTTCGCCCTCGCCTTCTCACCCGAGCGGATCGACCCCGGCAACACCCAGCACGGGCTGCGCGACACCCCGAAGGTGGTCGGCGGCTGCACTCCGGCCTGCGCGCTGCGCGCGGTCGCCTTCTACGCCAAGTTCGTGAACATGGTGGTCCAGGCGAGGGGCACCCGCGAGGCCGAGATGGCCAAGCTGCTGGAGAACACCTACCGGCATGTGAACATCGCGCTGGTCAACGAACTGGCCATCATCAGCCGCGAGTTGCATGTGGACGTGTGGGACGCGATCCGCTGCGCGGGCACCAAGCCGTTCGGCTTCCAGGCCTTCCGGCCGAGCCCCGGGGTGGGCGGGCACTGCATTCCGATCGACCCCAACTACCTGTCGTACAAGGTGCGTTCGTCGCTCGGGTACGACTTCCGGTTCGTCGGGCTGGCCCAGGAGATCAACCGGCGGATGCCCGAGTACGTGGTGCGCCGCGCCCAGGACCTGCTCAACTCCGCCGGCCGGCCGCTGCGCGGCTCCCGGGTGCTGCTGCTCGGCGTCACCTACAAACCGGACGTCGCCGACCTGCGCGAGACCCCGGCGGAGCCGGTGGCCCGGCTGCTGCGGGAGCGGGAGGCCGCCGTCGCCTTCCACGACCCGCAGGTACCGCGGTGGTCGGTGGACGGGGCCGACGTGCCCCGCGTCGGGGACCTGACGGCCGCGCTCGGCGAGTACGACCTGACGATCCTGCTCCAGGACCACTCCGCCTACGACCTGACGGCCCTCGCGGACACCGCGCGGCTGCTGTTCGACACCCGCGGGCGGATCCACCGGCCCGGCGTCGAGGTCCTGTAG
- a CDS encoding glycosyltransferase family 4 protein — protein MSRRLPRAVSLAASVAWGELRQDPARAALLASRLLPARLGRRVRPVQRWLGARARAAGPGAVPSAVRVSAPAGRPVRPVPGRVLHLVTNSLPFAHAGYTVRTQKLAEAQRAAGLDPHVVTRIGFPVARGVLDAGPVQLVGGVPQHRLLPLWLPYGQGPALVRNAELAGRLVERLRPAVLHAATDHGNGRVALALREAYGLPVVYEVRGFLEETWLSQDPARGPADPVYRRRRELETDCMRRADLVLTLGAAMKAEIVARGVPEERVLIVPNAVDGTFLGPPPDGSAVRARLGIAPEAYVVGTVGSLTPHEGIGTLLHAGVELRRRGVPLRLLIVGDGPERARLERQAARLGLAGDGTAVFTGRVPHGQVRDFYAALDVFAVPRTAARVCRLVTPLKPVEAMASGLPVLASDLPALRELVEQEVNGRLIPAESPHVWADELERVLYSHKRRIEWGAAARARVARERTWDRVATTTREAYRSLGCV, from the coding sequence ATGTCCCGTCGTCTCCCCCGCGCTGTCAGTCTGGCCGCATCCGTGGCCTGGGGCGAGTTGCGCCAGGACCCCGCCCGGGCCGCGCTGCTGGCCTCGCGGCTGCTGCCGGCGCGGCTCGGGCGCCGGGTGCGGCCGGTGCAGCGGTGGCTCGGTGCCCGGGCCCGGGCGGCGGGGCCGGGCGCGGTGCCGTCCGCCGTTCGGGTGAGCGCGCCCGCCGGGCGGCCGGTGCGGCCGGTGCCCGGCCGGGTGCTGCATCTGGTGACCAACTCGCTGCCGTTCGCCCACGCCGGCTACACCGTGCGCACCCAGAAGCTCGCCGAGGCGCAGCGGGCCGCCGGGCTGGACCCGCACGTGGTGACCCGGATCGGGTTCCCGGTGGCGCGGGGCGTGCTGGACGCCGGTCCGGTGCAGCTGGTGGGCGGGGTGCCGCAGCACCGGCTGCTGCCGTTGTGGCTGCCGTACGGGCAGGGGCCCGCGCTGGTCCGCAACGCCGAGCTGGCGGGGCGGCTGGTGGAGCGGCTGCGGCCCGCCGTGCTGCACGCGGCCACCGACCACGGCAACGGGCGGGTGGCCCTGGCCCTGCGAGAGGCCTACGGCCTGCCGGTGGTCTACGAGGTGCGGGGCTTTCTGGAGGAGACCTGGCTGAGCCAGGACCCGGCGCGCGGCCCCGCGGACCCGGTCTACCGCCGGCGGCGGGAGCTGGAGACGGACTGCATGCGCCGGGCCGATCTGGTGCTGACGCTGGGCGCCGCGATGAAGGCCGAGATCGTGGCGCGCGGGGTGCCCGAGGAGCGGGTGCTGATCGTGCCGAACGCCGTGGACGGGACGTTCCTGGGGCCGCCGCCGGACGGGTCCGCGGTGCGCGCCCGGCTCGGGATCGCCCCGGAGGCGTACGTGGTGGGCACGGTCGGCAGCCTCACCCCGCACGAGGGGATCGGCACATTGCTCCATGCGGGTGTAGAGCTGCGGCGGCGCGGGGTGCCGTTGCGGCTGCTGATCGTCGGGGACGGTCCGGAGCGGGCCCGGCTGGAGCGCCAGGCCGCCCGGCTGGGCCTGGCCGGTGACGGCACCGCCGTGTTCACCGGTCGCGTGCCGCACGGCCAAGTCCGCGATTTCTACGCGGCGTTGGACGTGTTCGCGGTGCCGCGCACGGCGGCCCGGGTGTGCCGTCTGGTGACCCCTCTCAAGCCGGTCGAGGCGATGGCGAGCGGGCTGCCGGTGCTCGCCAGCGATCTCCCCGCGCTGCGGGAGCTGGTCGAACAGGAGGTGAACGGACGGCTGATTCCCGCTGAATCACCACACGTCTGGGCGGATGAACTCGAAAGGGTGCTTTACAGTCATAAGCGGCGGATCGAATGGGGAGCCGCCGCCCGCGCGAGGGTCGCGCGGGAACGCACCTGGGACCGGGTCGCCACGACGACCCGCGAGGCGTATCGCTCGCTCGGATGCGTCTGA